ACGCTTCCCGGTTGGTGGGTGTGCCGCTGCATATGCAGGATTTACAGCCGGCCGTGCAGCCGGCGGTGTTGATGCTGGTGGAACAGGGGAGCGAAGTGGGTAAGGAGCAGGCCGACTATCTGTGGGCGACGCCGGCGACGGATTAGCGTTTGCTCTGCTGCAGCCATTTATCCAGTTCGTTGGCGAACTGCTGACGGTCGCGCTGGTTCAGGGCGTTCGGGCCGCCGGTCTGAATGCCGCTGGCGCGCAGCGTATCCATAAAATCGCGCATGTTGAGCCGTTCGCGAATGGTTGCCGGCGTATAGCGTTCGCCGCGCGGATTCAGCGCCGCCGCGCCTTTTTCTATCACCTCCGCCGCCAGCGGAATATCGGCGGTGATCACCAGATCGCCCGCTTCGCAGCGGCGGACGATCTCATTGTCCGCCACGTCGAAACCGGCTGCCACCTGCAGCGTGCGCAAATACTTTGACGGCGGCGTGCGCAACGGCTGATTGGCCACCAGCGTCACCAGCGTGGCGGTGCGATCGGCGGCGCGGTACAGCACCTCTTTAATCACGTTCGGAC
The nucleotide sequence above comes from Serratia rhizosphaerae. Encoded proteins:
- a CDS encoding YaiI/YqxD family protein, translated to MQIWVDADACPNVIKEVLYRAADRTATLVTLVANQPLRTPPSKYLRTLQVAAGFDVADNEIVRRCEAGDLVITADIPLAAEVIEKGAAALNPRGERYTPATIRERLNMRDFMDTLRASGIQTGGPNALNQRDRQQFANELDKWLQQSKR